The Pleurodeles waltl isolate 20211129_DDA chromosome 6, aPleWal1.hap1.20221129, whole genome shotgun sequence genome has a segment encoding these proteins:
- the LOC138299392 gene encoding keratin, type I cytoskeletal 17-like, whose protein sequence is MSLKSASQHGSSQGVITRSIRTSVHTSGGSSFGGMQSMGSGIGGGSIYGGQNVGLRRISGGQFTTGSAGANIGGGFSGSSAGIFGGSGSGVFGARSGGVLDGSYALGDSLLSGSEKATMQNLNDRLSSYLDKVRSLEEANTELECKIKDWYEKHLPGAIYGPKVEDYSKYYHVIEDLNNKIIAASCDNARVVLQIDNARLASDDFKTKYESEVLLRRNVEFDIAGLRKVMDEMTLSRADLEAEIERLTEDLLCLKKNHEEEIKAYQGNTGDISVEMNAAPGIDLLKILNEMRSQYEEMAEKNRREAEDQFIQRTSELKQEISTNLDLIQSNTSEITELKRTFQTLEIDLQAQLAMKSALEGTLAETEGRYCAQLGQIQTIISSLEAQLNELRVDMERESMEYRLLLDIKTRLEAEIDTYRRLLTGEEWSRPVEQVKEVNRSRHVTTIVEDLVDGKVVSSQKKTVEEK, encoded by the exons ATGTCTTTGAAATCTGCATCCCAGCATGGTTCCTCACAGGGTGTCATTACTAGGTCTATCAGGACCTCTGTGCACACCAGCGGTGGATCATCTTTTGGGGGCATGCAGAGCATGGGTTCTGGTATAGGTGGTGGTTCCATCTATGGAGGCCAGAATGTGGGCTTACGGCGCATATCTGGAGGGCAGTTCACCACCGGCTCTGCTGGTGCCAACATTGGTGGTGGTTTCAGTGGCAGCTCTGCTGGTATCTTTGGTGGCAGTGGTAGCGGAGTCTTTGGTGCTAGATCTGGAGGTGTGCTTGATGGGAGTTATGCTTTAGGGGATAGCCTACTCTCAGGCAGCGAAAAGGCAACAATGCAGAACCTCAATGACCGCTTATCATCCTACCTGGACAAGGTGCGCTCCTTGGAGGAGGCTAACACCGAGCTGGAGTGCAAGATCAAGGACTGGTATGAGAAGCACCTGCCTGGAGCTATCTATGGACCGAAGGTTGAAGACTACAGTAAATACTACCATGTTATTGAAGATTTGAATAACAAG ATCATTGCCGCAAGCTGCGACAACGCCCGTGTGGTTCTCCAGATTGACAATGCCAGGTTGGCATCTGATGACTTCAAGACAAA GTACGAGAGTGAGGTGCTCTTACGCCGCAATGTGGAGTTTGATATTGCTGGTCTACGTAAAGTTATGGATGAGATGACCCTATCCAGGGCAGATTTGGAGGCAGAGATAGAGAGACTGACAGAGGATCTGCTCTGTCTGAAGAAGAACCACGAGGAG GAAATCAAGGCTTACCAAGGAAACACTGGTGACATCAGTGTGGAAATGAATGCAGCACCAGGCATCGACCTGCTGAAGATCCTCAATGAGATGAGAAGTCAGTATGAAGAGATGGCTGAAAAGAACCGCCGGGAGGCCGAGGACCAATTCATCCAGAGG ACCAGTGAGCTGAAGCAAGAAATCTCCACCAACCTTGATCTGATACAGTCCAACACAAGTGAGAtcacagagctgaagaggaccttcCAGACCTTGGAAATTGATCTTCAGGCCCAGCTGGCTATG AAATCAGCACTAGAGGGCACGTTAGCAGAGACGGAGGGGCGCTACTGTGCCCAGCTGGGGCAGATACAGACCATCATCAGCAGCCTGGAGGCCCAGCTGAACGAGCTGAGAGTGGACATGGAGCGTGAGAGCATGGAGTACAGGCTGCTTCTGGACATCAAGACCCGCCTGGAGGCTGAGATCGACACCTATAGGCGCCTGCTGACTGGCGAGGAATG